One window from the genome of Streptococcus halotolerans encodes:
- a CDS encoding class II fructose-bisphosphate aldolase produces the protein MAIVSAEKFVQAARDNGYAVGGFNTNNLEWTQAILRAAEAKQAPVLIQTSMGAAKYMGGYKVCQSLIANLVESMGITVPVAIHLDHGHYEDALECIEVGYTSIMFDGSHLPIEENLEKAKEVVALAHAKGVSVEAEVGTIGGEEDGIIGSGELAPVEDAKAMVETGIDFLAAGIGNIHGPYPENWAGLDLDHLKKLTEAVPGFPIVLHGGSGIPDDQIQAAIKLGVAKVNVNTESQIAFSNATRAFARAYDADEATYDGKKLFDPRKFLADGFKAVQGAVEERIDVFGSADKA, from the coding sequence ATGGCAATCGTTTCAGCAGAAAAATTCGTCCAAGCAGCTCGTGACAACGGCTATGCTGTAGGTGGATTTAACACAAACAACCTTGAATGGACACAAGCTATTTTGCGCGCAGCAGAAGCTAAACAAGCTCCAGTTCTTATCCAAACTTCAATGGGTGCTGCTAAATATATGGGTGGTTACAAAGTATGTCAATCACTTATTGCTAACCTTGTAGAGTCAATGGGTATCACTGTACCAGTTGCTATTCACCTTGACCACGGTCACTATGAAGATGCACTTGAGTGTATCGAAGTTGGTTACACTTCAATCATGTTTGACGGTTCACACCTTCCAATCGAAGAAAACCTTGAAAAAGCTAAAGAAGTTGTTGCTTTGGCACACGCTAAAGGTGTTTCTGTAGAAGCTGAAGTTGGTACAATCGGCGGTGAAGAAGACGGTATCATTGGTAGCGGAGAACTTGCACCAGTTGAAGACGCTAAAGCTATGGTTGAAACTGGGATCGACTTCTTGGCTGCTGGTATCGGTAACATCCACGGTCCATACCCAGAAAACTGGGCAGGTCTTGATCTTGACCACTTGAAGAAATTGACAGAAGCTGTACCTGGTTTCCCAATCGTACTTCACGGTGGATCAGGTATTCCTGATGATCAAATCCAAGCTGCTATCAAACTTGGTGTTGCTAAAGTTAACGTTAACACTGAAAGCCAAATCGCCTTCTCTAATGCGACACGTGCATTTGCTCGTGCCTACGATGCAGACGAAGCAACTTATGACGGTAAGAAACTCTTCGACCCACGTAAGTTCCTTGCTGACGGTTTCAAAGCTGTTCAAGGTGCTGTTGAAGAACGTATCGACGTCTTCGGATCAGCAGATAAAGCTTAA
- the rpmB gene encoding 50S ribosomal protein L28, translating to MAKVCYFTGRKTMSANNRSHAMNKTKRTAKPNLQKVTVLVDGKPKKVWASARALKSGKVERV from the coding sequence ATGGCTAAAGTATGTTATTTTACAGGTCGTAAGACTATGTCAGCTAACAACCGTTCACACGCGATGAACAAAACAAAACGTACAGCAAAACCAAATCTTCAAAAAGTTACTGTTCTTGTTGACGGTAAACCTAAAAAAGTTTGGGCTTCAGCTCGTGCCCTTAAATCAGGTAAAGTTGAGCGCGTTTAA
- a CDS encoding Asp23/Gls24 family envelope stress response protein, translating to MTVKINTKDGQIELLDDVIATVVGGSATEIFGVVGMASKSAIKDNFQALLRKENYAKGVVVKSTESGISVDVYTVMSYGVKISEVSKNIQERVKFNLENQLGISAETVNVYVQNIKVVGEE from the coding sequence ATGACTGTAAAAATCAATACAAAAGATGGTCAAATTGAACTCTTAGACGATGTTATTGCAACAGTCGTTGGGGGTTCGGCAACAGAGATTTTTGGTGTTGTTGGTATGGCTAGTAAAAGCGCTATTAAAGACAATTTCCAAGCCCTTCTTCGTAAAGAAAACTACGCAAAAGGTGTTGTTGTCAAATCAACAGAATCAGGAATTTCCGTAGATGTTTACACTGTAATGAGTTATGGTGTGAAAATCAGTGAGGTTTCCAAAAACATTCAAGAACGTGTCAAGTTTAATTTAGAAAATCAACTAGGCATTTCAGCTGAAACAGTGAATGTTTATGTTCAAAATATCAAGGTTGTAGGAGAAGAGTAG
- a CDS encoding DAK2 domain-containing protein yields the protein MSNITTSLFQEMVQAAATRLGKQAEYVNSLNVFPVPDGDTGTNMGMTMDNGAKEVADKPATTVGQVGQILSKGLLMGARGNSGVITSQLFRGFGQSIKDLDELDGKALADAFQSGVEVAYKAVMKPVEGTILTVSRGAATAAKNKAEVSNDATEVMRAAVDGAKAALLKTPDLLPVLKEVGVVDSGGQGLVYIYEGFLAALTGDYLSSEDFQATPATMSEMINAEHHKSVAGHVATEDITFGYCTEIMVALGKGPTHVKEFNYEEFQGYLSGIGDSLLVVNDDEIVKVHVHTEDPGLVMQEGLKYGSLVKVKVDNMRNQHDEVLERTSSEASVTPKETKEYGVIAVVAGEGLADIFKAQGADYIISGGQTMNPSTEDIVKAIEEVNAKNVIILPNNKNIFMAAQSAADVVDIPAAVVESRTVPQGLTSLLAFDPSKTLEDNVVAMSASLSDVVSGSVTLAVRDTTIDGLEIHENDILGMVDGKILVSTPDMEAALLSTFEKMLDEDSEIVTIYVGEDGEQELAESIADKLEATHEDVEVEIHTGSQPVYPYLMSVE from the coding sequence GTGTCAAATATTACAACAAGTTTATTCCAAGAAATGGTTCAAGCAGCAGCTACACGTCTTGGTAAACAAGCTGAATATGTCAATTCCTTAAATGTCTTTCCAGTTCCAGATGGTGACACTGGGACAAACATGGGGATGACTATGGATAATGGAGCTAAGGAAGTTGCTGATAAGCCTGCGACAACTGTCGGCCAGGTTGGTCAGATTTTGTCTAAGGGTCTATTGATGGGTGCTCGTGGAAACTCAGGTGTTATCACTTCACAATTGTTTCGCGGTTTTGGACAAAGTATTAAAGACCTTGATGAACTAGATGGTAAAGCTTTAGCTGATGCCTTTCAATCAGGTGTAGAAGTTGCCTATAAGGCCGTTATGAAGCCTGTTGAAGGAACCATTTTGACAGTTTCACGTGGTGCCGCAACAGCAGCGAAAAATAAGGCTGAAGTGTCAAATGATGCTACTGAAGTAATGCGTGCAGCAGTTGATGGTGCAAAAGCGGCTCTTTTAAAAACGCCTGATTTACTTCCCGTTCTTAAAGAGGTAGGAGTGGTTGATTCTGGTGGTCAGGGACTCGTTTACATTTACGAAGGTTTTTTGGCAGCCTTGACAGGTGACTATTTATCTTCAGAAGACTTCCAAGCAACGCCTGCAACTATGTCTGAGATGATTAACGCTGAACACCATAAATCCGTAGCCGGTCATGTAGCGACTGAAGATATTACTTTTGGTTACTGTACTGAAATTATGGTAGCGCTTGGTAAAGGTCCAACACATGTTAAAGAATTTAATTATGAAGAATTTCAAGGTTATTTGAGTGGTATTGGTGACTCACTTCTAGTGGTTAATGACGATGAAATTGTCAAAGTACACGTTCATACTGAGGATCCAGGACTTGTTATGCAAGAAGGCTTAAAGTACGGGTCTCTTGTTAAAGTTAAAGTTGATAACATGCGTAATCAGCATGATGAAGTTCTTGAGAGAACAAGTTCAGAAGCGTCTGTAACTCCGAAGGAAACAAAAGAGTATGGCGTGATCGCAGTCGTAGCTGGAGAAGGATTGGCAGATATTTTTAAAGCGCAGGGTGCGGATTATATTATTTCTGGTGGTCAGACAATGAATCCATCAACTGAAGATATTGTTAAAGCTATTGAAGAAGTTAATGCTAAGAATGTTATTATCTTACCAAACAATAAAAATATCTTTATGGCTGCTCAATCAGCAGCAGATGTCGTGGACATCCCAGCAGCAGTTGTGGAATCTCGTACCGTACCACAAGGTTTGACGAGTCTTTTAGCTTTTGATCCCTCTAAAACTTTGGAGGATAACGTAGTGGCTATGTCTGCTAGCTTATCTGACGTTGTTAGTGGTAGCGTCACCTTGGCTGTTCGTGATACGACAATCGATGGTCTTGAAATTCATGAAAATGATATTTTGGGAATGGTTGATGGTAAAATTCTGGTTTCCACCCCTGATATGGAAGCGGCTCTCTTATCGACATTTGAAAAAATGTTAGATGAAGATAGTGAAATTGTAACCATCTACGTTGGGGAAGATGGAGAGCAAGAATTGGCAGAGTCAATTGCTGACAAGCTTGAAGCAACTCATGAAGATGTAGAAGTTGAGATCCATACTGGAAGCCAACCTGTCTACCCTTACTTGATGAGCGTTGAATGA
- a CDS encoding SPFH domain-containing protein has protein sequence MALIFPLVILIIVLTIIASTLYVVRQQSVAIIERFGKYQTISTSGIHVRLPFGIDKIAARVQLRLLQSEIIVETKTKDNVFVTLNIATQYRVNEQNVIDAYYKLMKPEAQIKSYIEDALRSSVPKLTLDELFEKKDEIALEVQHQVAEEMSTYGYIIVKTLITKVEPDAEVKQSMNEINAAQRKRVAAQELAEADKIKIVTAASAEAEKDRLHGVGIAQQRKAIVDGLADSIQELKDANISLNEEEIMSILLTNQYLDTLNTFAANGNQTIFLPNTPNGVDDIRTQVLSALKANK, from the coding sequence ATGGCACTTATTTTTCCGCTTGTCATCTTGATTATTGTTTTGACCATAATTGCTAGTACACTTTATGTGGTCAGACAGCAGTCGGTGGCTATTATAGAACGCTTTGGTAAATATCAAACCATATCGACTAGTGGCATTCATGTGCGATTACCATTTGGTATTGATAAGATTGCTGCGCGTGTGCAATTACGTCTACTTCAAAGTGAAATTATTGTTGAAACAAAGACAAAAGACAATGTCTTTGTCACACTTAATATTGCTACTCAATACCGCGTCAATGAGCAAAATGTTATTGACGCTTATTACAAATTGATGAAACCTGAAGCACAGATCAAATCATATATTGAGGATGCCTTGCGTTCATCAGTTCCTAAATTAACCTTGGACGAATTGTTTGAGAAAAAAGATGAAATCGCTTTGGAAGTACAACATCAAGTTGCTGAAGAAATGTCAACTTATGGTTATATCATTGTTAAAACCTTGATTACTAAGGTTGAGCCAGATGCTGAAGTTAAGCAGTCAATGAATGAAATCAATGCAGCTCAACGTAAACGTGTGGCCGCACAGGAGTTAGCAGAAGCCGATAAAATTAAGATTGTTACAGCAGCTTCAGCTGAAGCTGAAAAAGACCGTCTACATGGGGTAGGTATTGCCCAACAACGTAAGGCTATTGTTGATGGGTTGGCAGACTCTATTCAAGAACTTAAGGATGCCAATATTAGTTTGAATGAGGAAGAAATCATGTCTATCCTTTTAACCAATCAATACCTTGATACACTCAATACTTTCGCTGCAAATGGTAATCAAACCATCTTTTTACCCAATACACCTAATGGTGTCGATGATATTCGAACTCAGGTATTATCAGCTTTAAAAGCAAATAAGTAA
- a CDS encoding putative metal homeostasis protein, translating into MAEKTDLSSAYRRLKSPNIKTRKRALKIIHDFKRRGKSN; encoded by the coding sequence ATGGCAGAAAAAACAGATCTTTCATCAGCCTACCGTCGTCTTAAAAGTCCAAATATCAAGACACGTAAACGTGCTCTTAAAATCATCCACGACTTCAAACGCAGAGGCAAAAGTAACTAA
- a CDS encoding amino acid ABC transporter ATP-binding protein has translation MTNPILEIKHLKKSFGNNEVLKDISLSINKGEVISIIGSSGSGKSTLLRSINLLEIPTEGNIIYHGENVLEKGYPLTTYREKLGMVFQSFNLFDNLNVLENAIVAQTTVLKRSRPEAEAIAKENLEKVGMGERYWKARPSQLSGGQKQRVAIARALSVDPEAILFDEPTSALDPEMVGEVLKTMQDLAKSGLTMIIVTHEMEFARDVSDRVIFMDKGVIAEEGSPQQIFENPQEERTKEFLKRFLN, from the coding sequence ATGACTAATCCTATTTTAGAAATCAAACATCTCAAAAAATCATTTGGTAACAATGAAGTTCTCAAGGACATTTCATTAAGTATCAATAAAGGTGAGGTTATCTCTATCATCGGTTCATCTGGTTCCGGTAAGTCAACCCTCCTTCGTTCGATTAACTTATTAGAGATTCCAACAGAAGGTAACATTATCTATCATGGTGAGAATGTTCTCGAAAAAGGCTACCCACTAACCACTTATCGAGAAAAACTTGGTATGGTATTCCAATCGTTTAACCTTTTTGACAATCTAAATGTTTTAGAAAATGCTATTGTGGCGCAAACGACTGTACTAAAACGCAGCCGTCCTGAAGCTGAAGCCATTGCCAAAGAAAACCTTGAAAAAGTCGGTATGGGAGAACGCTATTGGAAGGCTCGTCCTAGTCAATTATCTGGTGGACAAAAGCAACGTGTGGCCATCGCTCGCGCTCTATCCGTTGATCCAGAAGCCATCTTATTTGATGAACCAACTTCTGCTCTTGACCCAGAAATGGTCGGCGAAGTGCTTAAAACGATGCAAGATTTAGCTAAATCAGGCCTAACGATGATTATCGTAACTCATGAAATGGAATTCGCTCGTGATGTTTCTGATCGTGTCATTTTCATGGATAAGGGAGTCATCGCTGAGGAAGGATCGCCACAACAAATTTTTGAAAATCCGCAAGAAGAACGCACTAAAGAATTCTTGAAACGCTTCTTGAATTAA